In one Ochotona princeps isolate mOchPri1 chromosome 16, mOchPri1.hap1, whole genome shotgun sequence genomic region, the following are encoded:
- the HSF4 gene encoding heat shock factor protein 4 isoform X5: MGAGGRPRHRPPDPLEPDGFRKVVSIEQGGLLRPERDHVEFQHPSFVRGREQLLERVRRKVPALRCDEGRWRPEDLNRLLGEVQALRAVQESTEARLRELRQQNEILWREVVTLRQSQGQQHRVIGKLIQCLFGPLQAAPSNPGAKRKLSLMLDEASACPPPAKFSPCPLAGALLQDPYFIQSPLPESTLGLSPHRARGPIISDIPEDVPSPQGPRLSPSSSGGREKGLALLKEEPASPGGDGEARLALAPNQCDFCVTAPPPLPVAVVQAILEGKGSFSPEGPRSAQQPEPRGPREVPDRGPLSLERGDRSPESLLPPLLLRSPPEGVEPGAPLDVLGPSLQGREWTLMDLDMELSLMQPLGPERDETELAVKALSSPGPGKEAPLGAPLLLDVQTALGGPALSLPGALTLYSSPEGRTSYLGPGASPST, translated from the exons ATGGGCGCTGGTGGGCGACCCAGGCACCGACCACCTGATCCGCTGGAGCCCG ATGGTTTTCGCAAGGTGGTGAGCATCGAGCAGGGCGGCCTGCTCCGACCCGAGCGTGACCATGTCGAGTTCCAGCACCCAAGTTTTGTGCGTGGCCGCGAGCAGCTCCTGGAGCGTGTCCGACGCAAG GTGCCCGCGCTGCGCTGCGATGAGGGCCGTTGGCGCCCTGAGGACCTGAACCGGCTGCTAGGCGAGGTGCAGGCTTTGCGGGCAGTGCAAGAGAGCACGGAGGCGCGGCTGCGGGAACTCAGGCA GCAGAACGAGATCTTGTGGCGGGAGGTGGTGACGCTGCGACAGAGCCAGGGGCAGCAGCACCGAGTCATTGGCAAG CTGATCCAGTgcctctttgggcccctgcaggcTGCACCCAgcaacccaggagccaagaggaagCT GTCCCTGATGCTGGATGAAGCGAGTGCATGCCCACCACCTGCTAAGTTCAGCCCCTGCCCCCTTGCAGGTGCCCTCCTACAAGATCCCTACTTCATCCAGTCG CCCCTCCCAGAGAGCACCTTGGGCCTCAGCCCACACAGGGCCAGGGGCCCCATCATCTCTGATATCCCAGAAGATGTACCATCCCCTCAAGGACCCAGGCTGTCACCCTCCAGTAGTGGCGGGAG GGAGAAGGGCCTGGCACTGCTCAAAGAAGAGCCAGCCAGTCCAGGGGGGGATGGCGAGGCCAGGCTGGCCCTGGCCCCAAACCAGTGTGACTTCTGCGTGACAGCCCCCCCACCGCTGCCCGTGGCTGTGGTACAGGCCATCCTGGAAGGGAAAGGGAGCTTCAGCCCAGAGGGGCCCAGGAGTGCCCAACAGCCTGAACCAAGGGGTCCCAGGGAGGTACCAGACAG GGGGCCTCTGAGCCTGGAAAGGGGTGACCGGAGCCCAGAAAGTCTGCTCCCTCCACTGCTGCTTAGGTCCCCTCCCGAAGGCGTGGAGCCTGGAGCGCCCCTGGAT gtgctgggccccagcctgcAAGGCAGGGAATGGACCCTGATGGACTTGGACATGGAGCTGTCCTTG ATGCAGCCCTTGGGTCCAGAGAGGGACGAAACTGAGCTGGCCGTCAAGGCACTAAGTTCTCCTGGCCCAG GGAAAGAGGCCCCTCTGGGGGCCCCACT
- the HSF4 gene encoding heat shock factor protein 4 isoform X2: MQEAPATLPTEPGPSPVPAFLGKLWALVGDPGTDHLIRWSPSGTSFLVSDQSRFAKEVLPQYFKHSNMASFVRQLNMYGFRKVVSIEQGGLLRPERDHVEFQHPSFVRGREQLLERVRRKVPALRCDEGRWRPEDLNRLLGEVQALRAVQESTEARLRELRQQNEILWREVVTLRQSQGQQHRVIGKLIQCLFGPLQAAPSNPGAKRKLSLMLDEASACPPPAKFSPCPLAGALLQDPYFIQSPLPESTLGLSPHRARGPIISDIPEDVPSPQGPRLSPSSSGGRGPLSLERGDRSPESLLPPLLLRSPPEGVEPGAPLDVLGPSLQGREWTLMDLDMELSLMQPLGPERDETELAVKALSSPGPGKEAPLGAPLLLDVQTALGGPALSLPGALTLYSSPEGRTSYLGPGASPST; the protein is encoded by the exons ATGCAGGAAGCGCCCGCCACTCTGCCTACGGAGCCAGGCCCCAGCCCCGTGCCTGCCTTTCTTGGCAAGTTATGGGCGCTGGTGGGCGACCCAGGCACCGACCACCTGATCCGCTGGAGCCCG AGCGGGACCAGTTTTCTCGTAAGCGACCAGAGCCGCTTCGCCAAGGAAGTGCTGCCCCAGTATTTCAAGCATAGCAACATGGCAAGCTTCGTGCGCCAACTCAACATGT ATGGTTTTCGCAAGGTGGTGAGCATCGAGCAGGGCGGCCTGCTCCGACCCGAGCGTGACCATGTCGAGTTCCAGCACCCAAGTTTTGTGCGTGGCCGCGAGCAGCTCCTGGAGCGTGTCCGACGCAAG GTGCCCGCGCTGCGCTGCGATGAGGGCCGTTGGCGCCCTGAGGACCTGAACCGGCTGCTAGGCGAGGTGCAGGCTTTGCGGGCAGTGCAAGAGAGCACGGAGGCGCGGCTGCGGGAACTCAGGCA GCAGAACGAGATCTTGTGGCGGGAGGTGGTGACGCTGCGACAGAGCCAGGGGCAGCAGCACCGAGTCATTGGCAAG CTGATCCAGTgcctctttgggcccctgcaggcTGCACCCAgcaacccaggagccaagaggaagCT GTCCCTGATGCTGGATGAAGCGAGTGCATGCCCACCACCTGCTAAGTTCAGCCCCTGCCCCCTTGCAGGTGCCCTCCTACAAGATCCCTACTTCATCCAGTCG CCCCTCCCAGAGAGCACCTTGGGCCTCAGCCCACACAGGGCCAGGGGCCCCATCATCTCTGATATCCCAGAAGATGTACCATCCCCTCAAGGACCCAGGCTGTCACCCTCCAGTAGTGGCGGGAG GGGGCCTCTGAGCCTGGAAAGGGGTGACCGGAGCCCAGAAAGTCTGCTCCCTCCACTGCTGCTTAGGTCCCCTCCCGAAGGCGTGGAGCCTGGAGCGCCCCTGGAT gtgctgggccccagcctgcAAGGCAGGGAATGGACCCTGATGGACTTGGACATGGAGCTGTCCTTG ATGCAGCCCTTGGGTCCAGAGAGGGACGAAACTGAGCTGGCCGTCAAGGCACTAAGTTCTCCTGGCCCAG GGAAAGAGGCCCCTCTGGGGGCCCCACT
- the HSF4 gene encoding heat shock factor protein 4 isoform X1: MQEAPATLPTEPGPSPVPAFLGKLWALVGDPGTDHLIRWSPSGTSFLVSDQSRFAKEVLPQYFKHSNMASFVRQLNMYGFRKVVSIEQGGLLRPERDHVEFQHPSFVRGREQLLERVRRKVPALRCDEGRWRPEDLNRLLGEVQALRAVQESTEARLRELRQQNEILWREVVTLRQSQGQQHRVIGKLIQCLFGPLQAAPSNPGAKRKLSLMLDEASACPPPAKFSPCPLAGALLQDPYFIQSPLPESTLGLSPHRARGPIISDIPEDVPSPQGPRLSPSSSGGREKGLALLKEEPASPGGDGEARLALAPNQCDFCVTAPPPLPVAVVQAILEGKGSFSPEGPRSAQQPEPRGPREVPDRGPLSLERGDRSPESLLPPLLLRSPPEGVEPGAPLDVLGPSLQGREWTLMDLDMELSLMQPLGPERDETELAVKALSSPGPGKEAPLGAPLLLDVQTALGGPALSLPGALTLYSSPEGRTSYLGPGASPST; encoded by the exons ATGCAGGAAGCGCCCGCCACTCTGCCTACGGAGCCAGGCCCCAGCCCCGTGCCTGCCTTTCTTGGCAAGTTATGGGCGCTGGTGGGCGACCCAGGCACCGACCACCTGATCCGCTGGAGCCCG AGCGGGACCAGTTTTCTCGTAAGCGACCAGAGCCGCTTCGCCAAGGAAGTGCTGCCCCAGTATTTCAAGCATAGCAACATGGCAAGCTTCGTGCGCCAACTCAACATGT ATGGTTTTCGCAAGGTGGTGAGCATCGAGCAGGGCGGCCTGCTCCGACCCGAGCGTGACCATGTCGAGTTCCAGCACCCAAGTTTTGTGCGTGGCCGCGAGCAGCTCCTGGAGCGTGTCCGACGCAAG GTGCCCGCGCTGCGCTGCGATGAGGGCCGTTGGCGCCCTGAGGACCTGAACCGGCTGCTAGGCGAGGTGCAGGCTTTGCGGGCAGTGCAAGAGAGCACGGAGGCGCGGCTGCGGGAACTCAGGCA GCAGAACGAGATCTTGTGGCGGGAGGTGGTGACGCTGCGACAGAGCCAGGGGCAGCAGCACCGAGTCATTGGCAAG CTGATCCAGTgcctctttgggcccctgcaggcTGCACCCAgcaacccaggagccaagaggaagCT GTCCCTGATGCTGGATGAAGCGAGTGCATGCCCACCACCTGCTAAGTTCAGCCCCTGCCCCCTTGCAGGTGCCCTCCTACAAGATCCCTACTTCATCCAGTCG CCCCTCCCAGAGAGCACCTTGGGCCTCAGCCCACACAGGGCCAGGGGCCCCATCATCTCTGATATCCCAGAAGATGTACCATCCCCTCAAGGACCCAGGCTGTCACCCTCCAGTAGTGGCGGGAG GGAGAAGGGCCTGGCACTGCTCAAAGAAGAGCCAGCCAGTCCAGGGGGGGATGGCGAGGCCAGGCTGGCCCTGGCCCCAAACCAGTGTGACTTCTGCGTGACAGCCCCCCCACCGCTGCCCGTGGCTGTGGTACAGGCCATCCTGGAAGGGAAAGGGAGCTTCAGCCCAGAGGGGCCCAGGAGTGCCCAACAGCCTGAACCAAGGGGTCCCAGGGAGGTACCAGACAG GGGGCCTCTGAGCCTGGAAAGGGGTGACCGGAGCCCAGAAAGTCTGCTCCCTCCACTGCTGCTTAGGTCCCCTCCCGAAGGCGTGGAGCCTGGAGCGCCCCTGGAT gtgctgggccccagcctgcAAGGCAGGGAATGGACCCTGATGGACTTGGACATGGAGCTGTCCTTG ATGCAGCCCTTGGGTCCAGAGAGGGACGAAACTGAGCTGGCCGTCAAGGCACTAAGTTCTCCTGGCCCAG GGAAAGAGGCCCCTCTGGGGGCCCCACT
- the HSF4 gene encoding heat shock factor protein 4 isoform X4 has protein sequence MQEAPATLPTEPGPSPVPAFLGKLWALVGDPGTDHLIRWSPSGTSFLVSDQSRFAKEVLPQYFKHSNMASFVRQLNMYGFRKVVSIEQGGLLRPERDHVEFQHPSFVRGREQLLERVRRKVPALRCDEGRWRPEDLNRLLGEVQALRAVQESTEARLRELRQQNEILWREVVTLRQSQGQQHRVIGKLIQCLFGPLQAAPSNPGAKRKLSLMLDEASACPPPAKFSPCPLAGALLQDPYFIQSPSFFSPSQRAPWASAHTGPGAPSSLISQKMYHPLKDPGCHPPVVAGAPPPLPVAVVQAILEGKGSFSPEGPRSAQQPEPRGPREVPDRGPLSLERGDRSPESLLPPLLLRSPPEGVEPGAPLDVLGPSLQGREWTLMDLDMELSLMQPLGPERDETELAVKALSSPGPGKEAPLGAPLLLDVQTALGGPALSLPGALTLYSSPEGRTSYLGPGASPST, from the exons ATGCAGGAAGCGCCCGCCACTCTGCCTACGGAGCCAGGCCCCAGCCCCGTGCCTGCCTTTCTTGGCAAGTTATGGGCGCTGGTGGGCGACCCAGGCACCGACCACCTGATCCGCTGGAGCCCG AGCGGGACCAGTTTTCTCGTAAGCGACCAGAGCCGCTTCGCCAAGGAAGTGCTGCCCCAGTATTTCAAGCATAGCAACATGGCAAGCTTCGTGCGCCAACTCAACATGT ATGGTTTTCGCAAGGTGGTGAGCATCGAGCAGGGCGGCCTGCTCCGACCCGAGCGTGACCATGTCGAGTTCCAGCACCCAAGTTTTGTGCGTGGCCGCGAGCAGCTCCTGGAGCGTGTCCGACGCAAG GTGCCCGCGCTGCGCTGCGATGAGGGCCGTTGGCGCCCTGAGGACCTGAACCGGCTGCTAGGCGAGGTGCAGGCTTTGCGGGCAGTGCAAGAGAGCACGGAGGCGCGGCTGCGGGAACTCAGGCA GCAGAACGAGATCTTGTGGCGGGAGGTGGTGACGCTGCGACAGAGCCAGGGGCAGCAGCACCGAGTCATTGGCAAG CTGATCCAGTgcctctttgggcccctgcaggcTGCACCCAgcaacccaggagccaagaggaagCT GTCCCTGATGCTGGATGAAGCGAGTGCATGCCCACCACCTGCTAAGTTCAGCCCCTGCCCCCTTGCAGGTGCCCTCCTACAAGATCCCTACTTCATCCAGTCG CCTTCTTTTTTCAGCCCCTCCCAGAGAGCACCTTGGGCCTCAGCCCACACAGGGCCAGGGGCCCCATCATCTCTGATATCCCAGAAGATGTACCATCCCCTCAAGGACCCAGGCTGTCACCCTCCAGTAGTGGCGGGAG CCCCCCCACCGCTGCCCGTGGCTGTGGTACAGGCCATCCTGGAAGGGAAAGGGAGCTTCAGCCCAGAGGGGCCCAGGAGTGCCCAACAGCCTGAACCAAGGGGTCCCAGGGAGGTACCAGACAG GGGGCCTCTGAGCCTGGAAAGGGGTGACCGGAGCCCAGAAAGTCTGCTCCCTCCACTGCTGCTTAGGTCCCCTCCCGAAGGCGTGGAGCCTGGAGCGCCCCTGGAT gtgctgggccccagcctgcAAGGCAGGGAATGGACCCTGATGGACTTGGACATGGAGCTGTCCTTG ATGCAGCCCTTGGGTCCAGAGAGGGACGAAACTGAGCTGGCCGTCAAGGCACTAAGTTCTCCTGGCCCAG GGAAAGAGGCCCCTCTGGGGGCCCCACT